The following coding sequences lie in one Silene latifolia isolate original U9 population chromosome 5, ASM4854445v1, whole genome shotgun sequence genomic window:
- the LOC141657811 gene encoding uncharacterized protein LOC141657811, whose translation MAGVFAFALSPLMATSSSIKDQEIIKPYSNSSSSDEKIRNSRVLILGGTGRVGGSTAIALSQLSPGLRIDVGGRNREKGEEMRKKLGEKSKFVEIDLNNVDALEAALEDVDLVVHTAGPFQQAESCSVLEAAIRTKTAYVDVCDDSSYAFRAKSYCKDAVAANIPAITTAGIYPGVSNVMAAELVRAARDEAETEPERLRFSYYTAGTGGAGPTILSTSFLLLGEEVIAYKKGEKVKLKPYSGMVNVDFGKGIRKKDVFLLNLPEVRSTHEVLGIPTVSARFGTSPFFWNWGMVIMTNLLSPEFLRDKKKVQQLVELFDPVVRAVDGIAGERVSMRVDLECSNGQNTVGIFSHKQLSVSVGVSTAAFVLAVLEGSTQPGVWFPEEPEGIAVEARKVLLERAAQGTFNFAMNKSPWMVESNPKELGLGIYV comes from the exons ATGGCGGGTGTTTTTGCGTTCGCATTGTCGCCATTAATGGCGACTTCGAGCTCAATCAAGGACCAAGAAATTATTAAACCTTACAGCAATTCATCTTCTTCCGATGAAAAGATTAGGAATTCTAGGGTTTTGATATTAGGAGGTACCGGAAGAGTCGGTGGTTCTACCGCCATCGCGCTCTCTCAGTTGTCTCCCGGACTTCGCATCGACGTCGGCGGCCGCAATCG GGAAAAAGGAGAGGAAATGAGGAAGAAGCTTGGGGAGAAATCGAAGTTTGTTGAAATTGATCTTAATAATGTGGATGCATTGGAAGCTGCTTTAGAAG ATGTTGATCTTGTGGTTCACACTGCAGGGCCTTTCCAGCAAGCAGAATCATGTAGTGTACTGGAAGCTGCTATTCGTACCAAG ACGGCATATGTTGATGTTTGTGATGATTCAAGCTATGCTTTCCGTGCTAAATCTTATTGCAAAGATGCAGTGGCTGCTAACATTCCAGCTATTACAACTGCTGGGATCTATCCTGGAGTGAGCAATG TGATGGCTGCAGAACTTGTGAGAGCTGCACGAGATGAAGCGGAAACTGAACCTGAACGGCTCAG ATTCTCATACTACACAGCAGGTACTGGTGGTGCCGGGCCAACAATATTGTCTACCAGTTTTTTACTTCTAGGAGAGGAAGTGATTGCTTATAAGAAAG GTGAAAAGGTGAAACTAAAGCCTTATAGTGGGATGGTTAATGTTGATTTTGGAAAAGGGATCAGAAAAAAGGACGTATTTTTGTT GAATTTGCCAGAAGTTCGAAGTACGCATGAAGTTCTTGGAATACCAACTGTCAGCGCCAGATTTGGGACTTCACCCTTCTTCTGGAATTGGGGAATGGTGATAATGACAAACCTTCTATCACCG GAATTTCTGAGGGATAAGAAAAAGGTCCAGcagttagtcgagttatttgacccAGTAGTTCGAGCAGTTGATGGCATAGCTGGAGAACGTGTTTCAATGAGA GTCGATCTGGAATGCTCAAATGGACAGAATACAGTTGGTATATTCAGTCACAAGCAATTGTCTGT ATCAGTAGGAGTATCTACCGCTGCATTTGTTCTTGCAGTCCTCGAAGGTAGTACGCAACCAGGAGTATGGTTTCCCGAAGAG CCTGAAGGCATTGCAGTCGAGGCTAGGAAAGTTCTATTGGAGCGCGCTGCTCAAGGAACATTCAATTTTGCGATGAACAA GTCTCCTTGGATGGTGGAGTCTAATCCGAAGGAGCTCGGTTTAGGAATATACGTGTGA